Part of the Tamandua tetradactyla isolate mTamTet1 chromosome 11, mTamTet1.pri, whole genome shotgun sequence genome, GGGCTGGAGCTCAGGTTCTGTCCAGAGCCTGCGTCCAGCCAGCCCATCTCAGGCTCTGAAAAGTTGACGGGGCTCTGAGGCTGGCTGTCCAAAACAGCTGCCGTCCTTCATATGTAAAGAGCTATTAGCAATCAGTGAGATACAGGGTGGGAATGGGACAGAATTCTCTTCCAACCAAGCAGCGCCCCATTGTAGCAACTTAGGGATTGACCCAGGGTTCAAGTCTGCATCTCCCTAAGTGGGTTAGCCCTGCTTTCCAACTAAGCCTTAGTCACCCCTCTCTGAACTGGGATGAGAGTCCCGACTCTTAGAGTCACTGGGACCTGTCCCTGCACTTGCCCCTCCCCTGGCTCTCCAGGTCGTTAGAAAAATGCTGAGGGGCCTGCCTTTGGAAGCCTGAATGTGTGCTCTTGACTTGAAATCTCCTCATCTGTGCCCTCCTTCCCACCTTTCCACCTCACCCTCAGCCTCTGCTGCCTTTGCTGTCCTCAGCTCCTGCCATGGAGCCCTTTGGATCTGTTTCTGGACAGAGAGGCTCCCCAGGCCCCTAGGCCTTTGCATCCGCCTTGCCCACTCCCTGGGATGGCCTCCTGCCCCGTCCTCCCAGAAGTTGCATGTTTACTCTCATCAGCCAAAACTATGTCCTACTGCAAGGATGGGAGGTGGGACCGGCAGCTGTTGGAAGAAAGAAGGGGAGAGTGGCTGTCGGACGTGGCTGGCAGTCTCTGGCCTGTGTGGAACCTGGGGTGGCGGATGACTCTGCTTTGCGCCAGTAGCCCCTTCccttgcccagagctgggtggGCCCCAGGAAGCCCCCTGTGGGCATCGGTGGGTGTGTCCAGGTTCTTCCTCAGCCCCGAGCCCACTGCTGTGCTTCCGCCCCCAGGGCTGGCCTTGGCCTTCCATGACGGCAGCGTCCACATCGTGCACCGGCTCTCGCTGCAGACCATGGCCGTCTTCTACAGCTCTGTGGATGAGCCGGCCATCAAGCGCCCTCGGACCTCAGGCCCTGCTGTCCACTTCAAAGCCATGCAGTTGTCCTGGACCTCCCTGGCACTCGTGGGAATTGACAACCATGGCAAAGTGAGTGTGGAGCCAGGCACTCCCGAAGCCACCCATGCATCGGGGCATGTTCAGAGCACAGTGAGCCTATGGGCTCTCCGCACCTTACCGGGCCAGTGTGGTGCAGGGGTCTCCTTGGAGACTGGGAAACCCAGGTGTGACTCCCCTGTCCCCTCCCTGTGGCTCTCAGCAAGTTTCTGCCCTGAACCTGAGTCACCATACCTGTGTGTTGGGGTCATGTAGTTAGGGTGCTGGCAGCCTGTGGTACGGAGCGGGTGCTTACAAAGCTGCCCTTAGGGTGCTGCCGTGCAGGGTCTCCAGAGTGGAAGATGCATGTGGGAGCCTGGAGTGGCTCCCCAAAGCCCCCTGTGCCTCTCACCTGGCCCCTCCTCCTGGCAGCTGAGCATGCTCCGCATCTCGCCCTCCATGGGCCACACGCTGGACGTCTCCCTGGCGCTGCGGCACCTGCTCTTCCTGCTTGAGTACTGCATGGTGACTGGCTACGACTGGTGGGACATCCTGCTGCACGTGCAGCCCGGCATGGTGCAGAGCCTGGTGGAGAGGCTGCACGAGGAGTATACGCGCCAGAATGCTGCGCTGCAGCAGGTGGGGCccatgggaggtggggggggagcCTGCAGCAAGTAACGGGGGGGGCCGCAGCAGGTGGGAGGAGAGCCTGCAGCAAGTTGGGGGGGCCCgcaggaggtggggggagagCCTGCAGCAGGTGGGGCCccgtgggaggtggggggggaaGCCTGCAGCAGATGGGGGCCTGCAGTAGGTGGGGGCCCGTGGGAGGTGGGGGCCTGCAGGAGGTAGGGGGAAAGCCTGCAGCAGGTTGTGGGGGCCTGTGGGAAGTGTGGAGACAGCCTGCAGCAGGTTGTGGGGGCCTGCGGGAGGTGGGAGAGCCTGCAGCAGGTTGTGGGGGCCCGCGGGAAGTGGGGAGAGAGCCTGCAGCAGGTTGTGCGGGTCCGCGGGAGGTGAGGGGAGAGCCTGCAGCAGGTTGTGGGGGCccatgggaggtggggggagagccTGCAGCAGGTTGTGGGGGCccgtgggaggtggggggagagccTACAGCAGATTGGGGGGGCCCgcgggaggtggggggagagccTGCAGCAGGTGGGGCCCCacaggaggtggggagagagCCTGTAGCAGGTTGGGGGGGTCCGCGGGAGGTGGGGGGACTCTGCAGTGGGGAGGGCTGGGCCAGGGAGTAGtcagccctgggggtgggggtgtcctgTCCTGAGCCCACTCTTATGCACCTCCCACTTTAGTGGCCAAGCAGTGTCCTCCTGtcctttcctgctttttttcttaatcttaaacattttcttcataAAACAACGTGGTGAGATTTAAACGCATTGTGGTCGGTGTGGTGGCCGTACCCCCCAAGTCGCTTTCTCTGAGTACACATCTGTTGCCGCTGTGGGCCTGGGACTCTGGTGTCAGCGGCTCAGCCAGAACAGGCAGATCCAAAAATAAATCCGGGCTTAGAGCCTGGAAAGGAAGAGAGCAAATTGCCAGCCACAGACGACAGGTAGAGCCAGGGCCATCGTGGACTGTCAGTCTCAGGATAAGGGCAGCATTTAGAACTCAGTAGTTTCCAACTATGACcaataagaaaagagaacaaaaaactCCCTCTCAGGGGTGTAGCCTCGTAGGAAGCACATGAGGCCATCTGTGGACCACCATGAGCCCCAAGTGTGACAGCGCTGCCCAGCCTTGTACCCTGGGCCTGGGGTATCTGCGCCTGTACACCACTTGTCTCTCCTTGAGCACAGCCCCCTTGCACGGCTGCATGGGACCAGGTGTCCTCTAGGGGGAAGGGGGGTGTCCTGGCCACCGCAGGCTATGTGGTGGCCTCCCTGGGCTCCCCACCGGCTCAATGCCAGGAGAGCCCCCGCCCTAGCAGGGGCGACCTCTCATGTCTCTAGATATGGCCTGGGGTCAGAGCCAACCCAGGGGTCCTCTGCCATCCCAGCCTGTGGGTGAGGCAGGCCCTTGCTCCCCCACCCACCGCCTCAGCTGCCCACAGGTGCTGTCCACGCGGATCCTGGCCATGAAGGCCTCGCTCTGTAAGCTATCACCCTGCACGCTCACGCGCGTGTGCGACTACCACGCCAAGCTCTTCCTCATCGCCGTCAGCTCCACCCTCAAGTCCCTGCTGCGCCCGCACTTCCTCAACACTCCCGACAAGAGCCCGGGAGACCGGCTGGCTGAGGTCTGCGCCAAGATCACCGACGTTGGTGGGCCCCCTGCAGCCCCCCCACAGGcctcccaccctgccctcccctgtcctgtcctcccccaccctcctcaTACACTTGCCCCCTGCCCTgccttcccctgccctccccttaGGGACAGAGTTCTCTGCCTACTCTTTTCCTTCATCTGTAAGGGTAACATATATTTATGGTAGAAAACGTGGGTAAGATATAAACACACAGAAAGCCAGTAACCCCCCGGGTCCCTGCCCTGAACTAACGTGAGCTTTCCAGAGGCCTCTGGGTGGGGCCCCGGGCAAAGTGGCATGCACAGGActccctcctccctgctcctTGGAAGGCATTAGGTTCAGCCTGTGTGCTCCAGGCACACAGCCCACTCGCAAGCACGTTCCCCTTAGAGGGTGCAAAGGTGGGCACTGTGAGGGTGGCTTAGGGGCCACAAGGCAATCCGTGCTCCCAGGGCCTGTGggtgccccctcccccaggcaATCTCTCTGTTCCCTCCCCTGAGACCCGCACACAAGCCCCCAGTGAGCAGGAGCCCTGGCGCCTGGTTCTctgcattcttttttccatgcctAGAGACACCCCCTTCCCCAGCTCCCAAGGGGCAAATAATTTAAGGATGTAGGAAGTTGGTGATCCAGCCAGGACTTCTAGTGGAAACCGGGTTACCAGCCCTTTCCTCGCAGTTAACTTAATTCCTATGGGCGTATTTGTGGCTGTTGAACATTCCTGCCAAGGGGTGTAGAGGGGGCCATCAGCATCCCCTGTGGCCACAGTAGGGACGGCCCTGGCTCTTTACTGTCTAGCCTGGGAGCCAAGAGCCATGGGCACATCCACGCTTGTTTCCATGGGATTGCCCTTGATTCCATCAGAAATATCTGTGGGGTCTGATGCACTGGGTGGGTGTCCCAGCTTGGACAGAGCTCTGCCTGTCCTCAGAGCCTGCTCTGCAGCTGGTACAGTCATCCGTCAGAGTCACGGGAGGCAGGTGAAATAGCTGCAGACACAGCAGACCCCTAGGATTGCTGGGGGCTACATGGAAGACAGGGAGACAGGGTCATGCCGAGTCCAATAAGCAGGTGACCCCAGAGGAGTGTGGGCAGGTGGTAGACACCTAGCTCCTCCCCATCCTCCTGGCTCCTCCCTATCCACCCAGCTCCTCACCATCCACCCAGCTCCTCCCTGTCTTCCTGGCTCCTCCCCATCCACCCAGCTCCTCCCTGTCTTCCCAGCTCCTCCTTATCCACCCAGCTCCTCCCCATCCTCCTGGCTCCTCCCTATCCACCCAGCTCCTCCCTGTCTTCCCGGCTCTTCCCTATCCACCCACTTCCTCTCCGTCCTCCCGGCTCCTCCCCATCCTCTCAGCTCCTCCCAGTTCACTGGACTCTTCCCCACTGTCTTGGCTTCTCCCCATCTACCTGGCTCCTTCCCATCCACCCAGCTTCTCCCCGTCCTCCTGGCTCCTCTCTGTCCACCCATCTCCTCCCCATCTTCCTGACTCCTCCCTGTCCTCCCTCTGGCCTGGCTGGTGGTACTGTCGTCCGTCTGTGTGTTCACAGCCTGACTGTCCATGTTGGCCTCGGGGCAGGTGCACCGTAGACCCAGTCCATGCCATGCCAGATGGCGGTCAGGGGGCACCAAGCTTGTGACCTgacctcccctctctccccagaTATTGACAAGGTCATGATCAACCTCAAGACAGAGGAGTTTGTCCTGGACATGAACACATTGCAGGCGCTGCAGCAGCTCCTGCAGTGGGTGGGCGACTTCGTCCTCTACCTGCTGGCCAGCCTGCCCGACCAGGTGTGCCCCGCCCCCCCTCTCTGTGCTCCCCCCTTCACTGTGAGGCCCACCCATGAGGCCCCACTTCCCCTGGGGCCCGGCCCATTGTCTGGAGGCTCTGCCCACTGCCAGGTGCCCTGCCCCTATGGCCCTGCCTCCAGTGCTCCCGCCCCAGTCCCCAGTGTGGGTGGGGATGGGTGAGGGCTTTGAAGTCGTGGCCAAAGGTCCCCAGATGCTGCCCAGGATCTCCTGGGGCCAGTACATCCTCCAGCCTCTGTGAGAACCCTTGGGTTAGGGGATCCACTGGCCCCCAAGAGACTCTGTTCTAGGATTAGCTGACCACTTGGCATCCTAGAAGGCTGGGCTCCCATTTAATTGCACAAACTCAGCAGTTCTCCCACAGGGCTCCCCGCTGCGCCCAGGCCACAGCTTCCTGCGGGACGGCACCTCCCTGGGCATGCTGCGTGAGCTGATGGTCGTCATCCGCATCTGGGGCCTGCTGAAGCCCAGCTGCCTGCCAGTGTACACAGCCACCTCGGACACCCAGGACAGCATGGCCCTGCTCTTCCGCCTGCTCACCAAGCTCTGGATATGCTGTGAGATGCCCAGCCCTCTGCTCCTGTCCCCACAGCAAAAAATGAGCCCCAGATGCGTCCCCCCACCACAACACAAATTCCTACCAGTGGAATCAGCCCTGTCTTTGTCCCCAGGCCCGGCATGGGTCAAGGCACGTAACAGATGTTCTTTAGATGTCGGCCATTATTAAGCACCATTTGCATGTCACATATGGCCAGGTCTAAGGAGCAGGCTCAGCATACTTGCATCCCTGGctctctaaatattttttaaataaatgagcaGATTCCTGATTTACAGAGGAAGCAATTGAGGCCAGAGTTAGGGGTGGAGTGAGGGGCTCCCCGAGGGCATGCAGCAAGTTAGGGGAGAGCTGGGACTTGACCCTGTTCTCTGTGAGCAGTGAGGAAGCCGTGGCACATCCTGGGCAGGTGATGCTCCAGGCTGGGCCTCTGAGCTTGGCCTTCCTGTCACCCCTGTCCATGCAGGCAGGGACGAGGGCCCTGCCAGCGAGCCGGACGAGACACTGGTGGATGAATGCTGCCTGCTGCCCAGCCAGCTGCTCATCCCCAGCCTGGACTGGCTGCCTGTCAGCCATGGCCTCGTCAGCCGCCTGCAGCCCAAGCAGCCCCTGCGCCTGCACTTCGGCAAGGCCCCGACTCTGCCTGGCAGCGCCACCACCCTGCAGCTTGACGGCCTCTTCAGGTGGGTGCCTGCTCTGCCCTGGACCCTTTGCATGTGCGGTGCCTTCTGCTTCC contains:
- the MED16 gene encoding mediator of RNA polymerase II transcription subunit 16 isoform X2, whose product is MADHLANSWESPVGSLAEGDPIVALSWLHNGVKLALHVEKSGASSFGEKFSRVKFSPSLTLFGGKPMEGWIAVTVSGLVTVSLLKPSGQVLTSTESLCRLRGRVALADIAFTGGGNIVVATADGSSASPVQFYKVCVSVVSEKCRIDTEILPSLFMRCTTDLNRKDKFPALTHLKFLARDMSEQVLLCASGQSSSIVECWSLRKEGLPVNNIFQQISPVVGDKQPMILKWRILSATNDLDRVSAVALPKLPISLTNTDLKVADDTQFYPGLGLALAFHDGSVHIVHRLSLQTMAVFYSSVDEPAIKRPRTSGPAVHFKAMQLSWTSLALVGIDNHGKLSMLRISPSMGHTLDVSLALRHLLFLLEYCMVTGYDWWDILLHVQPGMVQSLVERLHEEYTRQNAALQQVLSTRILAMKASLCKLSPCTLTRVCDYHAKLFLIAVSSTLKSLLRPHFLNTPDKSPGDRLAEVCAKITDVDIDKVMINLKTEEFVLDMNTLQALQQLLQWVGDFVLYLLASLPDQGSPLRPGHSFLRDGTSLGMLRELMVVIRIWGLLKPSCLPVYTATSDTQDSMALLFRLLTKLWICCRDEGPASEPDETLVDECCLLPSQLLIPSLDWLPVSHGLVSRLQPKQPLRLHFGKAPTLPGSATTLQLDGLFRAPGQPRIDHLRRLHLGTNPTEECKACTRCGCVTMLRSPNKTTAVKQWEQRWIKNCLCGGLWRRVPLGCP